The Ziziphus jujuba cultivar Dongzao chromosome 5, ASM3175591v1 genome segment atcgaaaaggaaaacaacaaaGGTACGACCAAATTCAGATAAAAGTGCAGTCCTCTACTACATATGGTTACTAAGCATTATAAGAATAGCCTTCTAACCACCAATCACATTACTAAAAGTATGTAATAGAAAGAAACATTGAACTCCGAACCACTCACTCCTCAGTGTCATTTAACAATAATAGACGGTCAGTGAACAAATAACACTTGCCCAACATAGATACTTCAAAAATAGATCTTACCATCAAAATATTGAGGGCGAGAATACATCACATTAGTCTGGCATGCATAGAGCCGGTAAGAAGGCTCTGCAGCACCTAAATAATTAACAGGCTTTCTTTTGCCAAGGATTAGCATGTCCATGAGAATTTTCACAAGAGAAATTCTGGTCTCATTATGGGCACATAAATTCAAAAGAAGCCTCTGCAGCTGACCCTTATACAGTGGCTGCAAAatttaaatctattaatttcCAGATCATATAGGATAAACCATgaaaaacagataaaaattaGTTATCAGATCATAAAGGATAAAgcatgaaaaacataaaaattagttATCTGTTGCAACCTGAACAATGCGGAGCAACCGAATCATTGCATGCAGAGCCTCTGCATCAACCAGTGGAGCTCCATCAGCTTCAACTACCTTAGCTCCTATAGACCGACGTGAGGCAATACCCCCAATTCTTTCCAGGCTAGACCCAATACCATCACCCCGTCTAGAAGTCTCACCTCTACGGTTTCTAGGATACATACCAAACAGGGTACGATTATAACGATGAGCAAATCTTTCACGCAACATGTTTGCCTCCGCAACTAGAGCAGGTGTAAGATTAGCAAGTATGGCATCAGATGAAGTTAAAAGAACCTGAACAACACAAAGATGATATTACAATTTAAAACAGAACCTCCCTActtcaaaaaaaatgaaagtcaaTCATGTACCTCTTCACGTAAATCTGAAGGAAATGTTGCAATAATTGAGACTGTGTCCATTTCAACTGGTTGACCTTCCAGTTCCTGCGATTGATGTAGCCTTTGAGCTTGCTGCTGTGCTAGAACTTCTGCTCGGATGTCAGGTGGAAGGGCTGCAAGGAATTCTGGATCAATATCCCCTGCATTTTGTGGTTCAGCATTTGAGGGAGGAGCTGCCTGACCCTGTTGAGCTGAAAGAACCTCAGCTCGCAACTCCTCAGGAAGAGCATCCAAGAATGCAGGATCTATTGCTCCTGAACCAGCATCGCTATTATTTTGCTGCTCTGATGCTGGACCATCCTGTTCAGCTTCTCGGCTAGAATTTTCTGAGACTTCAGTCACGCTATGAAGGGGCACATCTCTTGCACCAACTGTTGAAGAGTTTCCAAAAGATACATTAGCTCTTCTCGTGCGAGCTGCCTGAGGATCACCCAGAGAGACCCTATCTGCAGAACCTTGCCTCTCCCCACCATCCTCATGGCCATCAGCACTTCCAATTTCAACATCTAGGCTGCGAAGGCTCTCTCCTAAAGTCGCTCCACTTCCACCACTTTCTTGGCTAACAGCTTCTACATCCCGTACAGCGGCATCATTATGTTCAAATTGCATCTCAACAGATTGTGAATGTGTGCTAGACATATCTGCTGGTTGTAGAGTTTCACTTGCTGCAGGTCTCAAATCAGCATTTCCCAAGGGGTCAACTGTATCAGTGGGACGCACATTTCCACTTTCAGCATTTGCATTGTTTTCAACAGAGATTTCAGGCCTTACACCTGCTTCTGAATCTTGTAACTGAACTTCACCTTTGTTTTGAGGCTCCACTTCTTTTTTCTGATCTGAAGGCTTCTCAGGGGCCGTTCGTCTTAATTGAGAAACAAGCAACTCCTCAAGGCCTTGTGGTACAACACCTGCATTGGATCCACCACCTTGCTGGTTATCATCTATCCACAAATTCAATCGATGTCCATGGCGCCCATTTCTCAGCGACCGGAAGATACTATCCAACCGTGATGAGCCGTTCTCTGAATTCCTATCTGGCATGAGTGCATCACGGACATTCTCTGAAACAGCGAGTGCAAAGCATCAGAAATGCATGATCAAAATTACAAGAATAAATGCTAAGAcaagaaataaaatgattttactATAGGATCAGACtacaaaactaaaaaccaaCCACCAAAGATGATTACCAGATTGTCTAAGAGGGGCTGGGTGCAGTGATGAAGGTCCTGGTCCCACCAAAAGAGGATGCCGTGATGGAGCAGCATTCTCACCAGTCCTGCCCAAAAGACTGTAAATAGAAGTGGTCCGGCCCTGACGTCTGGAACCAAAAACTTCAACAGGCATTACATGGAGTGTTTCATTGGGAAAACTATGGTCTCTACCAAAAACCTCAATATGATCAAACACATTAATTCCATTAATGCCCTCCTCTAGCCTCAGTATAACCCCATcctcatcatcctcatcatcttcatcatcttcctccaATACTTCCTCATCAAATTCATCATCAATCTCATGATCATCTTGATCAGTGTCGGGATGTGGCAGATGATGGACTTCATCTTCCAGATCATTATGCTCCTCATCGtcctcatcttcatcttcatctacTTCATCTCCCTCATCCCCAGACATCTCTTCATCATcgtcctcatcatcatcatcttcatcaagATTTTCTTGTACATGAGGCTGGATTTCAAATCTTATGCCCATGGTATCAATACCATTTTCAAGGCCCCTTGTATCCTCAGAGTTTTCATGCATATAATCATCTTCACTAGCAGGATTAAATCCTCCATCAAGATCTTGGTCATGTTCCATATCATCTGTTACAGCCTCAGAACCACCAAATGATTGCACAGTGTTATAAGCCTCAATGTGCTCAGGTGCCACAGAATCATGATGCGACTGGGATACGGTATCCATGGACTGTGATGTGTCACCAATATTATCCACCCTTCCTGGTTGATTATGATCAGAAGGCTTTGTGGAGACATCACCCTTCCCAGTATTGGAATCAGCAGAGTGAACATGTTCCTTAGTAACCAACTCCAGAGATTTGACAAGACCCGTAACAACTTTAGGTGAGTCAGCATGATCTAGGTCCAAAACTTGCAGGAGTCGAGTCATTGACCCAACCAGACCAACATCTATAAAAGTGGCCGAAGCCTCTGCTGAGATATATGTACCAGTAGGCGTACGAGCAGCCAGAACATCATTTAGCAGATCAATAAAAGATTGTATTTCATTGTTGGGTGGCCTGAGACCATTACATGAATCGACAAAGGCATTAAAAATATAGCTGATCTCTGTAAACACCCTCCTCCTTGCCTCTGATGAACGAACACACGATGCCACCAAAAACTGACTAGCCCTACTTGCCAGTTTGTGCCTCCAATCACcatctattttcttttcctttttgggaTTTCGAGAATATGGAAGAAATTTATGGAGAACATGGTGAAAGATTCCACCAGTGGATACAGCAGTTTGAACCTTTTGATGAGAACCCCTGCAACTGCTAACTTCAGCATCTCTTCGAAGCAGAACATGAGCAGATGAAGCATACATCAACAAAATTTCTGTAAGAAGCTTCAGAACAAATACAACCTTTGCTAAAGATGCAGAAGATTCCTGGCTAGTAGTTTCCTTATCTTCAGATGCAGTTGCAAtggcttttccttttcctttaatAGCAGCAATATCAATTTCCATGTCAGTTGATGATGGGTTATCAAGGGGTACATCTGTGACAATGTCATCTTTCAAGGGAGGTACATAAGCACATACAGAATCCAAAAGTAGCTCAATCACATTGACAAAACTCTGAGGATATTTTCGATGAGCTTTGCCTCCCTTCGAATTTGAATCATGAACCTTTCCCTGACCATTACCAGAAGTTGTCAAATTTATATTTCCTGAAGAAGCCTTTGCATCAGTCATCACTGATTTGTCTTTCTCCGTAGatttctccttttctttctccttctctttGCTTTTATCTTTGTCACGATCCTTTAACAAGACCACATAGGGCCTTTCACCAACCATTTCAACTTGGCAGACAGACTGAGCAGCCCTCATAAAAATCAGCGGGTCACGGGAGATGGCAGAACTTAAACTTGATAGGAAATTCCGGGGAGAGACCCTTCCATTTGAATGCCTATTAGCTGCGGCAACAAGGCTGTGCCGTATCTCAAATTCCATTGCCTGCTGAAGAGTTTGAGGATCTTCAAGTGCATGACGTATGATGGTAGCCGCAACGTTATCAAACCCAGGAAAGAGGCTACTGGTTGGCAGAGAAAGCAGTAAACTTAAGCCCCCAGCATCAAGGAAACTAACGGCAACAGAATGAGTTTTAGTGAGAGTAGAGCATAGTTGCAGAACAGCATGCATCGTTTCAGATGGAAGCTGGTTCTTCATACAAGCACAAGCAATCTCAATTAGCCTTTTTTGGTCCTTTATGTCTATATATTTTGAAGATAATCCCAATGCAGACTGCAACCTACTTTGCTTATCCTCATCAATGGTAAGGGTGTGCTGGCTACTAATACCATCCTTTTTCAACTGCTCTGCAATTTCAGAATTTAGTTTTTGATCCACCTGCAACAGCCTATCTATAGCAAGTATAGCTGTTGTTACCCACTTTGGTACTTGACACTTCTCCTGGAGAAGAGAACCTGACTCCCATTGAGAAAGTAGATCTGACGCAACTTTCACCACACCATTCTTTGATGCAATTTCTCGTGCCACTGCATCTTCTTGAAGAATTAAAGCAAGAACATGGAAAAGAGCAGATAGAGTGGTACTACTTCCGCTGTCAGAAGTTAAACTACATTCCTTCACTCTGTCAACAATAAATGTGATGATATTTGGCCTATATTGACCATCATTTTGGGAACACATCATTGCCAGCAGGTCCCGGACTGGAAAAGCTAGAGGTTCTTTCATTTGCAAAAGCTTCGTGCATGTAGATAACAACTCCTCAACGGGAGGAAGTTGGACCACCTCTTCTTCTAGCTGACTTGCATTGTCATGTGCACCAGCTTCCTTATTGTCTGATTCAGAATTTCCCAGCGATATGGCAAGTGCACGAGCAAGTTCATCATCTTCTTGGGTTTCCTCTGGATGGGAGAACAACCACTCCATTGCCAACTCCACACTGTTTGATCCAACTTGCCTCAAAGCTTCCTCCGCCCTAGGCCTTGAAAAACCCATCTCTACAATTGTTGAAATAGCAGTTTCATTTGGAGGGGGGCCAGTAATTCGAGCACTATTGTTGCTATTAACATTCTTCACTTCTACCCCAGAATATATGTGCCTTATGATAGAAATGACAGTAGTAATGAAATCATAACCAGAATCAACAAATTGGGGATGATTCCATACAGGAAGCACTGCTTTCAGCACCATGGATTGGAGGACCTTTACAAAATTCTCAGCATCACGTGGAAAAGGTATATCTCCACTGGTCAGAGGTTGTGCAAGTAAGTGTTTGGTAAAGggagataaaataaaagaagatgtCACTAGGTGGTCCATGAGTTTGCCATAGCTAGCTAGAGGACCATAAATCCATGAATGATCTGTATCTTCCTTTTCATCCTGCTTTAAATTCCCATCATCAGTTTCCATAGGCGATGCAGGAGCCCTATTGACAGTGAAGAGCAATTGGCTAGTAGCTTCAAATGTGGTCAAAACTGATTGAACAACACCATGTCCATACAAGCAATTTAGCAGAACAGGATTACAAGAATCCGGCCTCTCCAGTAGACTGCCATCAATAAAATCAACTACCTTGCCAAAGTAGCGACACTTTGTGGATATGGAAGCCTCTGATCCCAAAGCATTTACATGGCCCTTAAAATTCATGTGCTCCAATGCAATGACAGCAAAAGATGAAGCCACAGATTTCGAAGCAGGGGAAACATTCACAATATCATCCCGTCTACGTGAAGGAAGCAACATTACCTTTCCCAGCTCTTGAAACAAATGGGTGATGTGAAAAGAAAGTGATCTCACCATATCACAACAAGAAGCATAATAGGATCTCTGTTTATCATATTCCTTTCTACTAAGAGCCCCATCAGAATCTGAAGATCCAGAATTATGCAACTGATGACTTGCTCCAAACCTTGAATTTGAAGAACCATCAGCACTTGTTCTTTGCTGAGAACTAGTGGCACGACCAATATCACGATACAAGCTAATGAGGTCAAAAAACTGAGATTCAATGCTCCATCCTGACGTCCGCCTTCTCAATAAAGGATCAAGAAATTGCCTAAAGGAGTTGAATCTTTGCTCTTCAGTTTCATATACATTCATTTCTGACTGTTGCGACTCAGCTGTGGAACTAGAACCATCATCCTCTATCTCAGGCTTACCATCTTCAACAAGCGCAATCTGCCACAAAACTTCACGATGGACACGTCCTATATCTTCTAGAACATCTTTGCTACCATTTCCAAATTCTGTAAGTAATGAAGTTACCCAGCGGTTGTCCTTTGAGGCAGCAATAAAGAGAAGGAATTCAACAAGGAAAAGTGAAGAAAACACTCCACCTTCTGCTGTCATCCTGGGATCCAACAAATAGGAACCTGAAACCACATCAAACCCGGTCAAAACTTTCTTCAGATGGTCCCTAAGAGAGGAGCAGAATGCACGGGCAAGTGCAGCAGAGTGATGCTGAGTAAAACCCTTGAAAACCATTGTGCTATGTAGAGCAATTGACATCCCATCAGATGACTGTACAATGCTAGGTCTCAACAAAAGTTTCAATAAAGCTTCAATTCCTGACTTCTCCACAAATAACCGACATGTTTCAGAATTTTCCATTGTTCGGTGAACCAATACCATCAGATGAAAGATGGATAATTGGATGAACTGCTCATCACTGATCCCCTCTGTGGCTGAATCTACAGCACTGACCAGACAGCAATGCCCTTCATTTTCTTTGTCTTCAGAATCCATTTCCATTGCAGTACTTCCATTGGCTTTTTCCACAGACCCTGTACCGTCGGCATCAGCGAATGAAGCAATTTTATCAACAATTTCAATGATAATATCAACACCAGTGCTTCTTAATGAAGATACATGGCGCAAAAGCTCTTCAACAGCATTCGCCAAAGGAACAATAGCTTCATTCATTGCAACAACATACTTCTTGCTGGTGAAGATATCGACAAGAAAACGTAAAGCTGATCTTTCCTTCACAGCTTCCAATCCCTCAGCATTAAGACAAACAGCACCAAGACCATTAGGCACACAGGTAAGAGCTTTAGAGGAAGGAAGAACTCCAGCTACCACTGAAGATAAAAAAGCATCTGGAAGACCCATTTCTTGCAAAGCAGAAAAACAAGTTGGATCTTTGTGGATAATTTCACTCATGACAGTCACAGCAGAATAATAAATGTCCCCACCAAATTTATCTACATTTCCAAATATCAGCGATAGAGTAGCAGGTAAAGAACTGTCATGGGAATGTTGAGATCTAGAAGAGTTTCCAGGAGCATATGTGGCAGATCCAAGTGCCTTCAATGAAACTTTGATAAGCCTCTTTTGTGAGTACAAATGATCATCACCATATTTTGAGCTTTCACCTATGACCATTGAATTATCACTACCTTCGGCATAACCAATAACTCTATGTACTTCTATCTGTAGTCTCTGAGCCAAAAGCTCAACTCCTCCCAACTCCTTAAAAAGAGACACAGCTGAACTACTATAATCCATGAGCTTTTGAAGAGTTTTTACGGCGAAACAGACAAGATGTAAATGTGTAGGATCAGAATCCTCCAAAACAGGTAAGAATGTAGGAACCATACCTGACCCCCTTATATTACTTCCTGTAGTTGAGGATGAAACTACATGAAGTAAATAAAACTGAAGGAGAGCTTCAACAAAAGCAAGAGAGGATGGATCATTGGAGTTTTTAAGTGACAAAACAGCTCTCTGAAGCACATTCAGGAGTATCATGCGATTACCCCCAGCAAAATTGATACTAGATCCACTCAAAATCCGTGCCCGCTCATGAGATGCTGAATATGCAGCTAATTGAGCTCCCAGAGCAAGCATTGCAAGGGTTCTAATATTTCCTGAAACAGCTTCTTCAGACCTTACAATCCTGATTAATTCATTTGTGTACTCTGGTTCATTTGCAAAAAAGGAGACAAGTTCTTCATGAGCATCACTAGACTGAACAAGCACAATAAAAGCAAGAAGGCAAATCCTGCTATACAGCCTACATATTCTGGGAGAACGGAAGGCACGAGCATATCTGATTCTGGTCAGCAATGAGAACCGGAGTTCAGGAGGTACTTTAAACTCCTCAATACACTGTTTCATCAGTGTCAGATCATCTTCCTTCCTTAAATGCATATCTGGTATATGTATAACTCTTGAACTAGAAGAATTTACACTGCTACTACTTTCCTCTGTACTTTGGGCATTCCCATGTAGTTCAAAATAAAGAGTAGAACCTATCCGGTACTGAGACTTGTCAGAATCAATTTCTACATCAGATGGGAACAAATGTAGCCCTTCATCTTGGGTAGTCTCATTGGCCATAACACATGAATATAATCCCAAGCCCTCTTCCTTGCTTCCCCACCCCTGCGCCAGAGACAGGAGATAGCTATTGACTGAGCCACAAGCAATCAACTTTCCACTTCCATGCAGCTTGGAGGGATTTATTTTCACAAGTGCAGAAAGAGTCTCTAGTGTAGCAATAAGGATCTCAGGATCTGTTGATGAGAGTAGGAGCTTGAAATGCTGAAGAGGAATGACATAcaaatatattagaaaattacaTAACAATCATTAATAGCACTGGAACTAACAAATCAATCACTTAAAACAAGCAGATATGTACATTAAGGTTCACAATGAGAAACTGTAAATAAGCACCAGTCATGAGACCCGCAAAATTGGACATACCTCTAAGCCATCGAAAGAACTTTTGTTATGGCAATTCTCTAAAATAGTTTGCATTACTCGCAGAATTTGTAAAATTGCATGTTTTGGAAAAGGACAATCATCTTCTAAGATTTTATCTGACAAGAGGAGGTCATTCCTAGGGGACAAATATGTCTTGAAATATGTATCAAAATGCAGAAAGAGTGGCCTCCAATGGTGAAAATTTCCCTGAAATCAAATCGACAAATGAGTGAAAGAGTGAAAAAGGTAAAGTACTTGATGCATTAAAGGGGCACATAACACACCTTACTATACTCCCAACGAAAACCAGAAAGAGGTATTTGTATATCTTGTAAAGGGCATTGGATCACCTTGTCAATAAAGGCTTTGATCTTAGGAGGCTGCACGCAACAAAATGCAGTCAAAATAATGTATATTGAACatattgttaaataaaatttaaaaataaaaaataaaactaaaaaggaTGCATAAATCTAATTATGTATGCATAATTGGTAATAAAAACTAGCAGATACATCTTTTGATAACAATTAG includes the following:
- the LOC107421336 gene encoding E3 ubiquitin-protein ligase UPL2 — translated: MTTLRSSLPSRLRQLLSGDGGFGPSIKLESDPPPKIKAFIDKVIQCPLQDIQIPLSGFRWEYSKGNFHHWRPLFLHFDTYFKTYLSPRNDLLLSDKILEDDCPFPKHAILQILRVMQTILENCHNKSSFDGLEHFKLLLSSTDPEILIATLETLSALVKINPSKLHGSGKLIACGSVNSYLLSLAQGWGSKEEGLGLYSCVMANETTQDEGLHLFPSDVEIDSDKSQYRIGSTLYFELHGNAQSTEESSSSVNSSSSRVIHIPDMHLRKEDDLTLMKQCIEEFKVPPELRFSLLTRIRYARAFRSPRICRLYSRICLLAFIVLVQSSDAHEELVSFFANEPEYTNELIRIVRSEEAVSGNIRTLAMLALGAQLAAYSASHERARILSGSSINFAGGNRMILLNVLQRAVLSLKNSNDPSSLAFVEALLQFYLLHVVSSSTTGSNIRGSGMVPTFLPVLEDSDPTHLHLVCFAVKTLQKLMDYSSSAVSLFKELGGVELLAQRLQIEVHRVIGYAEGSDNSMVIGESSKYGDDHLYSQKRLIKVSLKALGSATYAPGNSSRSQHSHDSSLPATLSLIFGNVDKFGGDIYYSAVTVMSEIIHKDPTCFSALQEMGLPDAFLSSVVAGVLPSSKALTCVPNGLGAVCLNAEGLEAVKERSALRFLVDIFTSKKYVVAMNEAIVPLANAVEELLRHVSSLRSTGVDIIIEIVDKIASFADADGTGSVEKANGSTAMEMDSEDKENEGHCCLVSAVDSATEGISDEQFIQLSIFHLMVLVHRTMENSETCRLFVEKSGIEALLKLLLRPSIVQSSDGMSIALHSTMVFKGFTQHHSAALARAFCSSLRDHLKKVLTGFDVVSGSYLLDPRMTAEGGVFSSLFLVEFLLFIAASKDNRWVTSLLTEFGNGSKDVLEDIGRVHREVLWQIALVEDGKPEIEDDGSSSTAESQQSEMNVYETEEQRFNSFRQFLDPLLRRRTSGWSIESQFFDLISLYRDIGRATSSQQRTSADGSSNSRFGASHQLHNSGSSDSDGALSRKEYDKQRSYYASCCDMVRSLSFHITHLFQELGKVMLLPSRRRDDIVNVSPASKSVASSFAVIALEHMNFKGHVNALGSEASISTKCRYFGKVVDFIDGSLLERPDSCNPVLLNCLYGHGVVQSVLTTFEATSQLLFTVNRAPASPMETDDGNLKQDEKEDTDHSWIYGPLASYGKLMDHLVTSSFILSPFTKHLLAQPLTSGDIPFPRDAENFVKVLQSMVLKAVLPVWNHPQFVDSGYDFITTVISIIRHIYSGVEVKNVNSNNSARITGPPPNETAISTIVEMGFSRPRAEEALRQVGSNSVELAMEWLFSHPEETQEDDELARALAISLGNSESDNKEAGAHDNASQLEEEVVQLPPVEELLSTCTKLLQMKEPLAFPVRDLLAMMCSQNDGQYRPNIITFIVDRVKECSLTSDSGSSTTLSALFHVLALILQEDAVAREIASKNGVVKVASDLLSQWESGSLLQEKCQVPKWVTTAILAIDRLLQVDQKLNSEIAEQLKKDGISSQHTLTIDEDKQSRLQSALGLSSKYIDIKDQKRLIEIACACMKNQLPSETMHAVLQLCSTLTKTHSVAVSFLDAGGLSLLLSLPTSSLFPGFDNVAATIIRHALEDPQTLQQAMEFEIRHSLVAAANRHSNGRVSPRNFLSSLSSAISRDPLIFMRAAQSVCQVEMVGERPYVVLLKDRDKDKSKEKEKEKEKSTEKDKSVMTDAKASSGNINLTTSGNGQGKVHDSNSKGGKAHRKYPQSFVNVIELLLDSVCAYVPPLKDDIVTDVPLDNPSSTDMEIDIAAIKGKGKAIATASEDKETTSQESSASLAKVVFVLKLLTEILLMYASSAHVLLRRDAEVSSCRGSHQKVQTAVSTGGIFHHVLHKFLPYSRNPKKEKKIDGDWRHKLASRASQFLVASCVRSSEARRRVFTEISYIFNAFVDSCNGLRPPNNEIQSFIDLLNDVLAARTPTGTYISAEASATFIDVGLVGSMTRLLQVLDLDHADSPKVVTGLVKSLELVTKEHVHSADSNTGKGDVSTKPSDHNQPGRVDNIGDTSQSMDTVSQSHHDSVAPEHIEAYNTVQSFGGSEAVTDDMEHDQDLDGGFNPASEDDYMHENSEDTRGLENGIDTMGIRFEIQPHVQENLDEDDDDEDDDEEMSGDEGDEVDEDEDEDDEEHNDLEDEVHHLPHPDTDQDDHEIDDEFDEEVLEEDDEDDEDDEDGVILRLEEGINGINVFDHIEVFGRDHSFPNETLHVMPVEVFGSRRQGRTTSIYSLLGRTGENAAPSRHPLLVGPGPSSLHPAPLRQSENVRDALMPDRNSENGSSRLDSIFRSLRNGRHGHRLNLWIDDNQQGGGSNAGVVPQGLEELLVSQLRRTAPEKPSDQKKEVEPQNKGEVQLQDSEAGVRPEISVENNANAESGNVRPTDTVDPLGNADLRPAASETLQPADMSSTHSQSVEMQFEHNDAAVRDVEAVSQESGGSGATLGESLRSLDVEIGSADGHEDGGERQGSADRVSLGDPQAARTRRANVSFGNSSTVGARDVPLHSVTEVSENSSREAEQDGPASEQQNNSDAGSGAIDPAFLDALPEELRAEVLSAQQGQAAPPSNAEPQNAGDIDPEFLAALPPDIRAEVLAQQQAQRLHQSQELEGQPVEMDTVSIIATFPSDLREEVLLTSSDAILANLTPALVAEANMLRERFAHRYNRTLFGMYPRNRRGETSRRGDGIGSSLERIGGIASRRSIGAKVVEADGAPLVDAEALHAMIRLLRIVQPLYKGQLQRLLLNLCAHNETRISLVKILMDMLILGKRKPVNYLGAAEPSYRLYACQTNVMYSRPQYFDGVPPLVSRRVLETLTYLARNHPYVAKILLQFKLPLPSSQESKNMVDQTSGKAVMVVDDNGQNKSVDQGGYLSIALLLGLLNQPLYLRSIAHLEQLLHLLEVIIGAAESKSTLSEKSEVSVSEQQTGPQLLTSDTEMNADSGGVSARVGTSNKVASFSKPTTSAADNECDTQTVLLNLPQAELRLLCSLLAREGLSDNAYALVAEVMNKLVAIAPTHCKLFITELAEAVQNLTRSAMIELRMFGEAVKALLSTSTSDGAAILRVLQALSSLVASLIEQEKDSQTSEKAHSSSLSQVWDINAALEPLWLELSTCISKIESYSDSAPDLMTSYRTSTSKPSSATSPLPVGTQNILPYIESFFVVCEKLHPALPGPGHDFSIAAVTEIEDASTSASLQKAASGSLKVDEKQIAFVKFSEKHRKLLNAFIRQNPGLLEKSFSLLLKVPRFIDFDNKRSHFRSKIKHQHDHHHSPLRISVRRAYILEDSYNQLRMRSTHDLKGRLTVHFQGEEGIDAGGLTREWYQLLSRVIFDKGALLFTTVGNESTFQPNPNSVYQTEHLSYFKFVGRVVGKALFDGQLLDVHFTRSFYKHILEVKVTYHDIEAIDPDYFKNLKWMLENDISDVLDLTFSIDADEEKLILYERTEVTDYELIPGGRNIKVTEENKHQYVDLVAEHRLTTAIRPQITAFLEGFNELIPGELISIFNDKELELLISGLPDIDLDDMRANTEYSGYSAASPIVQWFWEVVQGFSKEDKARLLQFVTGTSKVPLEGFSALQGISGSQKFQIHKAYGSPDHLPSAHTCFNQLDLPEYPSKQHLEERLLLAIHEASEGFGFG